The stretch of DNA TACTTTTGCTTCACAATGGAGCCATCAACTGGATTAAAATAGATTTCAACCTTTTTACCATCTTTGTCGGTTCCATAGATTTCGTAGCACGAACCCGGCTGTTTAAATTTCGATATTTTGTAACCTTCAGCCTCAACCTTTTTTTTAAAATACGCCTCTTGCATCCACTTTTCCTTTGGTGCGTCGGTACAATTTTTTTTTGCAAAAGCTGAAATGGAAACCCCAGAAAATAAAGCCATCAAAATAATCGCTTTCATGAAGAAACTCCTTTTTATAACTATGACCCAATTGTAAATTAAACGAACAGCAGATCTCTCGTATTATTGCTTACAACAGGAGCTCCGGCAATGAGAACAAAAATGGTATATGACCTCCCCACCAGAATTTTTCACTGGAGCTTTGTCTTTTTATTTTTATCTTCATTCATAATTGCAAAAAATGTGGACGATGAGTCCATAGTCTTTGCATTCCATATGCTGTCTGGTCTTTTGCTTGGATTTCTGGTTATTTGGCGAATTTTTTGGGGATTTTTTGGATCAGAGCACGCACGCTTTATTGATTTTAGTCTTAA from Bdellovibrio bacteriovorus encodes:
- a CDS encoding PepSY domain-containing protein, with the translated sequence MKAIILMALFSGVSISAFAKKNCTDAPKEKWMQEAYFKKKVEAEGYKISKFKQPGSCYEIYGTDKDGKKVEIYFNPVDGSIVKQK